ATATTCTGCCGGACTTGGAATTTGCTCGATAGAACCGTATAGATCGCCTCGCGCGAGCTGGTCTTGCCAGCGCTGCCAGTGACACCGATAACCTCAGGCTGATACTTGCGCAGAATCATCCTTGACCAGAATCTCAATTTCCATTGTAATATTTTTTTGAACATATGCTTATTTTTTGCTTTCGATCTTGCGTTCTTGCGGTACCTGATAGTAGTTTAATACAAAAGTGGCGATTTCGCCAAATAGCGGCACGGCTGAACTTTCGGCGAATTTAGAATCTTTCGGGTCGTCCAAACGGGTGAGCATCACGAATTTCGGGCTGTTGGCTGGCGCATAACCGATGAAAGTCTGGATCGTCTGATCGCCATAACCCTTCTTGTCCTTAGAGGCAACTTGGGCGGTGCCGGTCTTGCCGGCCACGTAGTAGCCGGGGACCTTGGCACGCTTGGCATGGCCGTTCTCAACGGCATTGACCAGCATTCCAGTCATCAGGGTTGCCGTACGGTTGGAAATCACACGCCTGACCTGGGTCGACTGGGTAACTATCTGTCCGCCATCAGGAGAGATGATGGCCTTGACCAAGAACGGCTTCATCAGCATTCCCCCGTTGGCGATGACGGCGTACGAATTTATCATCTGGATCGGGGTGGCTGTTATGCCCTGGCCGAAAGATGCCGTAGCGGCCGCGACCGGTTTGATTTTTTTTCCTGTCATGCTGATGATATTGCCCGCCGTCTCGGTTTCAAGTTCGATGCCGGTCTTTTCGCCGAAGCCGAACCGTTTGAGATACTCGGCGAACATTGGCGCGCCGATCGATTGCATGGCGAAATATGAACCGGTATTCAATGAATCTTGCAGGACGATATTCATGCTGGTAACGCCGTGGCCGCCCTTACTTTCATAATCAGAATTCTTGATCGGCTTAGGCCAGCCGTCGACCATGATATAGCCTTTGTCGGTGTAAGTAGTGTTGGGGCCAACCTTGACCTGATCGACAGCCGCTGCCATCGTGATAGCCTTGAAGGTTGAGCCTGGCTCGTAGCTGTCGAAGATGACCGGATTGTTGAACACCTCGATCTTTTCCACTTCACGGTAATTATTGGGGTCGAAGTCAGGCACGGCACACATCGCGATGATGGCGCCGGTTTTCGGCTCCATGATCACCACGCTGCCGCCATTGGCGCCATGGCGATCGACGGCGGCCTTGAGCAGGCGGCAGGTCTCGAACTGGACCGATCGATTGATAGTCAAAATCAAGTCGCTGCCGTCGGTAACCTTGTCGAGCTGATCCGTCTTGAGCATGGCGTCGCCCGAGGCGCTTTTATCGACATTCATGGTAGCACTGCTCCCAGATAATTCTCTTTCAAAAAACCCTTCGAGGCCGTAGCGGCCGCGCCTAGTATCATCCATATATCCTAAAAAGCCCAAGACGTGCGATCCGACATTCCTCTCGGGGTAGTAGCGGTCTTGGAACATGTCATAATTCAAGCCTTCGATCTTGAGAGCCTTGATCGCCAAAGCCTCTTCTTCCTCGACTTTTTTCGATATCGGGACATAAGGGTCGTCTTTTTTGCCCAGAACAGCCAGATATTCATTTATGATTTTTTCTTTGCGCTGGCGCAGTTCCAGCTCTTTCTTGACCTGCCTGAATTCGGCGGTGGATGAAGCCATGGTCGGGTCGTTGGCAATCAAATCATCGATTTCGCGTTCGACACGCTTCTGATTATAGGTCGAGTAAAGCGCTTCAGCGGCGGCAGGGACATCTTTGATCAGGGACGGTTTGGCATAGATGGTGGCGAACTGCTTGTTCGTCGCCAAGGGGAAAAGTTCGCCGTTGGCCTTGAA
The genomic region above belongs to Candidatus Falkowbacteria bacterium and contains:
- a CDS encoding penicillin-binding protein 2, whose translation is MSFRQRNNKKNATQDNRIRFIMAVVFLLGATAIYKLYDLQIRQHGRYVALAQRQQQGVSTLLPKRGRVFIQDSQEFKANGELFPLATNKQFATIYAKPSLIKDVPAAAEALYSTYNQKRVEREIDDLIANDPTMASSTAEFRQVKKELELRQRKEKIINEYLAVLGKKDDPYVPISKKVEEEEALAIKALKIEGLNYDMFQDRYYPERNVGSHVLGFLGYMDDTRRGRYGLEGFFERELSGSSATMNVDKSASGDAMLKTDQLDKVTDGSDLILTINRSVQFETCRLLKAAVDRHGANGGSVVIMEPKTGAIIAMCAVPDFDPNNYREVEKIEVFNNPVIFDSYEPGSTFKAITMAAAVDQVKVGPNTTYTDKGYIMVDGWPKPIKNSDYESKGGHGVTSMNIVLQDSLNTGSYFAMQSIGAPMFAEYLKRFGFGEKTGIELETETAGNIISMTGKKIKPVAAATASFGQGITATPIQMINSYAVIANGGMLMKPFLVKAIISPDGGQIVTQSTQVRRVISNRTATLMTGMLVNAVENGHAKRAKVPGYYVAGKTGTAQVASKDKKGYGDQTIQTFIGYAPANSPKFVMLTRLDDPKDSKFAESSAVPLFGEIATFVLNYYQVPQERKIESKK